In Brevibacillus marinus, the genomic window TGGCTGCCGCTTCGGGGGCGCTGGCTGTGCTCTTTCCCGAGGCGGAAAAGGAGATTGCCGTGTTTGCCGGTGCCGCCAACCTGATTACGACGATTATCGGGACTTATGTATGTATCTTTTTCTCCTTGCCCGTAACGGTGCGGCTGTACAACTTGCTCGCCCCCAAGCTGGGCAAAAAATCGGCTGCCGGCCAAGAGGAGGGGACAGGCGCATGATGCAAAAAGGCTTGGTGCTCGTCCTGATCGGATTGATCGCCATCATCGGCAACTGGGTCGGCTACGGCGTATCTCCGCTGGAGGCGCTGCCCGGCATGCTGGTTGTCGTCGCCATCACGATCATCGGCTGGCTGATCGCGAGCGTGCTGCCGTTCAAAAGTCCTGCCGTGGTCTGGATCTCGCTGTTGGCCCTGTTTGCGACCTCGCCTGTTTTTCCCGGGAATGCCTACCTGGTGGAGGCGACCAGCAAGCTGAATTTCATGGCCTTGGCTACGCCGATCCTCGCCTATGCCGGGCTGTCGCTGGGCAAAGACATCGACAGCTTCAAAAAGCTGAGCTGGCGCATCGTCGTGATTTCCCTCGTCGTATATACCGGGACCTTCTTGTTCGCCACGGTGTTTGCCGAAATCATCTTCCGCATCCAGGGCAAGTTCTAATCACGCGTTTGCCGGGTGCGTAGTACCTTGTGCATCCGACGGTGTTTGTTCGTCATCGTTTTGGGGGTGTCCCATGTAGGAGGGATACCCTCTTTTTCGATACTCATTTCATCCATTTGCGCGATCACCTGCCTTTCGTATATAATGCAAACAAATGTTCGTGTCTAGAGGTGGAGCCATGGAGACGAACACACGGGTCAACGCCTGGTTCGCCTGGCAGCATGCCGCCGATTGGCCCAAGCATGATGCTGCGGCTTTGGCTTCCGCTTCCATCCACTTCCCGCGCATCTATCGGGACTTGCTGCTGGTGTTGAAACGGGCTGCCGAACAGATGAAAGATCTTTACTACCGCGATTTGCGGCCAGGACAGAGCGTCGATCAGATAGCGTGCGGAGTGTAATAGCAGTAGTGGGACATCCGCCGTCAAAAAGTTGGATGGTAGATTTGGCTGGGAAATTGTAAAATAGGAGACAAGAACAAGACGTGTCAAAGGGTGAAACCATTGTCCGATCAGCATCCCTATCGCACCTACAAACCGTTGCTGGAAGCCAAGTATCTCGCGCAAGACAATTCCTATCGTTACCGCACCATCTTGCGCTATTTCTACGAACAGCAGCAGCGGTACCGCAACCGGCTGGAACCGGATGAGATCCTCAGGGCCGTACGCGAACGGTTAGACCCGCAGGATGCCCAATCTTACACTGAAGAACTGCTGCAGCAAGATTTGCAGCAGTTGTACGAATGGGGCAATCTGAACCGCAGACAGTCGGGGAAAGTGAGCAAGATCGAGGAGTTCAAGAAAAAGCGTTACTGGTATCAGGCGACTCCGTATACAATCCGCCTCGAACGTCTTGTCGAAGAACTGGAAAGTCTGGGGGATTCTTATGGCGGCTCCCTGGAAGTCTCTCAGTTCGAGAAGTTGATCCAGACGTTGCAGCAGCTGACGCAAATTGCTGATGAATCGTTTCAGAGTCCGGATCAACGGCCGCTTTACCAGATTGAGAGCTGGACGGCCGAGCGACTGCACCAGTGGTGGACGGATTTGAACGACCAGTTTACCAGAGTAACCAACAATGCCCAGGATTTTCTGGCAGAACTGAACAGCGTGCAAGTGGAAGACGCGATGATGACCGAGCAATTCATGGTCTACAAAGAAACCGTGATCGATTATTTGCGCAGGTTCATGTTGGGGCTGCAGCGCAGTTCGTACCAGATCGAGGGGACGCTGTCGCGCGTTTCGCAAGACGTGCTGGACAAAATATTTGCCAAAATTGCCCAATACGAGCTGACCATACCCCACTTTGCCAAGACGCCCCTCAGCGAAGAGACGTTGATTCAACGTTATCGCGAGCAGTGGAGCGGTATTGGTTCCTGGTTTCGGGGAGACGGTTCGGGGCGGGGAAGCCAGTTGGAAGATTTGCAGCGGGAGACGACGGAGGCGATCCGGCGAATTGCCCGTTACGCACAGCGCTTAGGGGAACGGCAGCTGAACATGCGCAGCCGTAAAGCAGACTACCTCCATCTAGCGAACTGGTTTGCCCAACTCTCCGATTTGAACGAAGCGCACAGTTTGGCGGCGGCCGTGTTTGGCGCTTCCCAGACCCGGCATCTATGGGTGGAGACAGCGAAAACAACGGAAGACATCCATTCCTCGATCTGGGAGACAAAACCGAGCGACCTGGAGCTCAAGCCGCGCCGCCAGGGATACCGCGAGCGGACGAAGGCGAGCAAGATCGAAGAGAAGAAGCGGGAGAAACAAGTGGTCCTGCAAGCATACCTGGAGCAAAAAGCGGCGGAACAGGCGTTGCTGCGCGACGTTTTTGCCGGTGATCGGGTGGTGCTTGACGAACTGCCTGTGCTTCAGCCTTTTATCCGGCAAACACTGCTTGGCTGGATCAGCAGGGGATTGGCCTCACCGCACAGGGAAGGCAAGACGGAAGATGGACGCCGTTTTAAATTGATCGATCCCGGAGCCGGTGAACGCGTGCAGATCCAGTGTACCGATGGTGTGCTGGAGATGCCCAACTACGTCATCTTCTTCCTCGACAGCGGAAAGGAGAAACAGAAGTGAGCGGATTGGCTGTATACGAAAGCAAATACAGTATGAGGTTTGACGAGCTGGCGCGGCAGGCGGCCTGGCAGTTGTTGGAACGCTTCTGGATTCCACGCAGCGACCGAACTTGGTATCAGGCGGTACGAGAGAGGGAGCACGCGCTTCGTTCTTTTTTTATGGAAAAACTGGGATTTCGCCTGATCGTTCACTACGAATTTGTCAAGTTGGAGAAGTTCCTGAGCGTCAAGCCAGCGCCGTGGATGGGGATCACTTCCTTTACGGAACGGCGCGACTATGTCTTGTTTTGTCTCTTGATGGCCTTTCTGGAAGGAAAAACGCTGGACGAGCAGTTTTTGCTGGAGGAGATTACGGACGAACTAAAAGCGATGTATCCGCCGACAGATGGAATCAATTGGACGAACTACGAACACCGCAAGTCATTGGTGCGGGTACTGCAAATGGCGAAAGAGTGGCACCTGCTGCTGCAAATTGACGGTGATGATCAGCGTTTTTTGGCCACAGCAGATGCAGAAGTGCTGTACGAAGTGACACCGCTCGCACGTTATTTCCTGCGCGCGTATCCCCGTGATCTGACCCAGTTTTCCTGCATCGAGGAATTACTTGAGGCGAGTGAAGGGGAGGACAAAACCCTGGCTCGCCGCCACCGGGTATACCGGCAGCTGCTGCTCACGCCCGGAGTGCGGGAAGACGAACTGGCGGATGGAGACTGGTCTTACCTGCGCAATCAGCGAAACGTAATCGCCAGGGATTTTGATGAGGCGCTTGGCCTGACACTGGAGCTCTATGGCAAAGACGCCATGCTGACGCACCCAGGTAAAAGTCAGGTGGCCACTTTGTTTCCTGACGCGCGCGCGGTGAGCGACGTCATCCTGTTTTTCGCTCGGACAGTGCACGAGGCGATTGAGCAGCAGCTGCTTGTACCGGAAAAAGACGGGCGGATTGTGCTGACCGAAGTGGATTTCGCATCCCTGGTGGAGACCTGCAAGCAGCGGTACGACTACGGCTGGAGCAAAGCCTGGCGGGAGATGTCGGTCAAGCAGTTGGCCCGACATTTATGGGAAGAGTTGGTTTCGTGGGGGATGGCCCGGCAAGGAGAGCTGCTCAATCTGATCGAGCTGTTACCCAGGCTTGGCCGAATCATCGGCCATTATCCGCGCGATTTTGATCGAGAGCGCAAGGAAGGAGAGACAGCAGCAGATGAATCAGCATAGGTGGCAGTTGTCGCGAGCAGGCCTGGTCAACTTCTGGTACTACGACGAAGAGACGTTTGAATTCGCCGATGGCAGGCTGCTCTTGCGCGGCACGAACGGCTCCGGCAAATCGGTTACGATGCAGAGCTTCCTGCCGGTCGTGTTGGACGGCAAAAAGAGTCCGGATCGGCTTGACCCATTCGGCTCCAAAGCGCGGCGCATGGAGGATTACCTGTTGGGGGAAAAGGAAGTAACCGGCCGAGACGAACGGACAGGATACCTTTTTCTGGAGTTTGTCAAACCGCTAACTTTGCAGTACGCTACGGTAGGCATCGGACTCAAGGCGAAGCGAAACAGCTCGATCGATTTCTGGGGCTTTGCCATCGAAGACAATCGCCGCGTCGGCATTGATTTGTTTTTGTACAAACAGGAGTTTAATGCCGAGACCCGTCAGTATGAGAAGATACCGCTCAGTAAGTCGGAGCTGGAGAAAGAACTCGGCAGCGGCGGCAGAGTGGTGCACACACAAGGGGAGTATGCTGAGCTGGTCAACAAAATGATCTTTGGCTTTCCGTCATTGGATGCCTACGAGGACCTGATCAAACTGTTGATCCAACTGCGCAGTCCAAAGTTGTCCAAGGACTTTAAACCGACCGTTATCTACGGCATCCTGGAAAATGCGCTGCCGGCACTCTCTGACGAGGAGCT contains:
- a CDS encoding TIGR02677 family protein, with the translated sequence MSDQHPYRTYKPLLEAKYLAQDNSYRYRTILRYFYEQQQRYRNRLEPDEILRAVRERLDPQDAQSYTEELLQQDLQQLYEWGNLNRRQSGKVSKIEEFKKKRYWYQATPYTIRLERLVEELESLGDSYGGSLEVSQFEKLIQTLQQLTQIADESFQSPDQRPLYQIESWTAERLHQWWTDLNDQFTRVTNNAQDFLAELNSVQVEDAMMTEQFMVYKETVIDYLRRFMLGLQRSSYQIEGTLSRVSQDVLDKIFAKIAQYELTIPHFAKTPLSEETLIQRYREQWSGIGSWFRGDGSGRGSQLEDLQRETTEAIRRIARYAQRLGERQLNMRSRKADYLHLANWFAQLSDLNEAHSLAAAVFGASQTRHLWVETAKTTEDIHSSIWETKPSDLELKPRRQGYRERTKASKIEEKKREKQVVLQAYLEQKAAEQALLRDVFAGDRVVLDELPVLQPFIRQTLLGWISRGLASPHREGKTEDGRRFKLIDPGAGERVQIQCTDGVLEMPNYVIFFLDSGKEKQK
- a CDS encoding TIGR02678 family protein, which gives rise to MSGLAVYESKYSMRFDELARQAAWQLLERFWIPRSDRTWYQAVREREHALRSFFMEKLGFRLIVHYEFVKLEKFLSVKPAPWMGITSFTERRDYVLFCLLMAFLEGKTLDEQFLLEEITDELKAMYPPTDGINWTNYEHRKSLVRVLQMAKEWHLLLQIDGDDQRFLATADAEVLYEVTPLARYFLRAYPRDLTQFSCIEELLEASEGEDKTLARRHRVYRQLLLTPGVREDELADGDWSYLRNQRNVIARDFDEALGLTLELYGKDAMLTHPGKSQVATLFPDARAVSDVILFFARTVHEAIEQQLLVPEKDGRIVLTEVDFASLVETCKQRYDYGWSKAWREMSVKQLARHLWEELVSWGMARQGELLNLIELLPRLGRIIGHYPRDFDRERKEGETAADESA